A window from Polyangium spumosum encodes these proteins:
- a CDS encoding CDP-archaeol synthase, which produces MQPAPLSPIACAGLLVGSFVIGGACQSAWFAHPLSKRFTRPLDGGHTLRGRRLFGDNKTTRGFVVIVPATALAMAGLGTLAQRLGLAVWPEAQPGLFLLGAVAALGLMLGELPNSFVKRQLDVEPGSPPKHPVGRVVAAVVDRLDSVVGALVGASLVVELSWETALYCLLIGPPIHGLFSVLLWVLGVKKRAG; this is translated from the coding sequence GTGCAACCCGCTCCGCTCTCTCCGATCGCTTGTGCCGGGCTGCTCGTCGGCAGCTTCGTCATCGGCGGCGCCTGTCAATCCGCGTGGTTCGCGCACCCGCTATCGAAGCGCTTCACGCGGCCCCTCGACGGAGGACACACGCTCCGCGGGCGACGCCTCTTCGGCGACAACAAGACCACGCGTGGCTTCGTGGTCATCGTGCCGGCCACGGCCCTCGCCATGGCGGGCCTCGGGACGTTGGCCCAGCGCCTCGGCCTCGCCGTGTGGCCGGAGGCGCAGCCAGGGCTCTTCTTGCTCGGCGCGGTCGCGGCGCTCGGGCTCATGCTCGGGGAGCTGCCGAACTCGTTCGTGAAGCGCCAGCTCGACGTCGAGCCCGGATCACCGCCGAAGCACCCCGTGGGGCGCGTCGTCGCGGCCGTGGTCGACAGGCTCGACTCGGTCGTGGGCGCGCTCGTCGGCGCATCGTTGGTGGTCGAACTGTCGTGGGAGACGGCGCTCTATTGCCTCCTGATCGGTCCGCCGATCCACGGGCTCTTCAGCGTGCTTCTGTGGGTCCTCGGCGTGAAGAAGAGGGCAGGATGA
- a CDS encoding PEP/pyruvate-binding domain-containing protein has product MSGRGGIAGAFGWAPLVRGFEAVDEVALVGGKGRSLQELRAVGAPVPEGVILTTAFSAALPHEDEPLPPRCVEALDEARRRLGGGPLIVRSSAVGEDGRTAAFAGLLESIFPVDGGDPAALLSAVRRCVASRAAPRVRAYEQARSVRLQGVAVVVQRLVQSAAAGVLFTDGVWLRGEWCRGHGQALVDGAITPGAFRLDRRAAEATRRVAHVERPPEDGSTFPLSDHAARELVKHATTLERRRGVSLDVEWTVDPEGELWIVQARPVTDRRTFLWSNANISENFPAPVTPLLVSFARAGYEAYFRNLAREFGIEDARIAAHDEAFRDIVDAHGARLYYNLSHIHAVLRLMPFGDWFVDSFDVFVGAGASSPEGRRVVDELASLARVLAHVARAYRDLPARVSRFERVVDEVASRLHPREVATMPSPRLGEGLDVILDVRLRRWIDASLADCAAAVTYRALGALLRLIDHDDAGAAHADPDPATRHHALLEGLDVAGAWSLRALWDLAVAVAADARAREALVACGGSFATFRAALAPEIGARVDDWLDRFGFRGSGELLLTEPSLAEDPDRLLPLLTRYVEAVGDPNVESPARALERQRAARERETARLRERLGGPRRVLRALFDALVRATQTSVQLRERARFRQALLYTRLRGVALALGRRFVEAGITDAVDDVFFLRFDELVDLAADRAPPGDVRALVASRRAEHAALSALDLPDVFTLPAGAFVLPTDLDVAASPSIELPPEGGVLRGVPASGGRISGRAAVLSGLADAGKLAPGDVLVAKQTDPGWAPLFFLVKGLVLERGGMLSHGSILARELGIPSVVGVPEATTRITHGRDIDVDGDTGHVRLD; this is encoded by the coding sequence ATGAGCGGGCGCGGGGGGATCGCGGGCGCGTTCGGGTGGGCGCCGCTCGTGCGAGGGTTCGAGGCCGTGGACGAGGTCGCGCTCGTCGGCGGGAAGGGGCGATCGCTGCAGGAGCTCCGCGCCGTGGGGGCGCCCGTGCCCGAGGGCGTGATCCTGACGACGGCGTTCTCCGCGGCGCTCCCGCACGAGGACGAACCCTTGCCGCCGCGTTGCGTGGAGGCGCTCGACGAGGCGCGCCGACGGCTCGGCGGTGGGCCCTTGATCGTGCGGAGCTCGGCCGTCGGCGAGGACGGGAGGACGGCGGCGTTCGCGGGACTGCTCGAGTCGATCTTCCCGGTCGACGGAGGGGATCCCGCGGCCCTCCTCTCGGCCGTGCGTCGCTGCGTGGCGTCTCGCGCGGCGCCACGCGTGCGCGCCTACGAGCAGGCCCGGAGCGTGCGTCTGCAGGGCGTCGCGGTCGTCGTGCAGCGGCTCGTCCAGAGCGCGGCGGCCGGCGTCCTCTTCACCGACGGCGTCTGGTTACGCGGCGAGTGGTGCCGCGGGCACGGACAGGCGCTCGTCGACGGCGCGATCACGCCGGGCGCCTTCCGCCTCGATCGCCGCGCCGCCGAGGCTACGCGTCGCGTCGCGCACGTCGAGCGTCCGCCGGAGGACGGCAGCACGTTCCCGCTCTCGGATCACGCCGCGCGCGAGCTCGTGAAACACGCGACCACCCTCGAGCGGCGGCGCGGCGTGTCCCTCGACGTCGAGTGGACCGTCGATCCCGAGGGCGAGCTCTGGATCGTGCAGGCGCGTCCCGTGACCGACCGGCGCACGTTCCTCTGGTCGAACGCGAACATCAGCGAGAACTTCCCGGCGCCCGTGACGCCGCTGCTCGTCTCGTTCGCGCGTGCTGGTTACGAGGCGTATTTCCGCAACCTGGCGCGCGAGTTCGGGATCGAAGACGCGCGCATCGCCGCGCACGACGAGGCCTTCCGGGACATCGTCGACGCGCACGGAGCGCGGCTCTACTACAACCTCTCGCACATCCACGCGGTGCTGCGGCTCATGCCGTTCGGGGACTGGTTCGTGGACAGCTTCGACGTCTTCGTCGGCGCGGGCGCCTCCTCGCCCGAGGGGCGGCGCGTGGTCGACGAGCTCGCCTCGCTCGCCCGCGTGCTCGCCCACGTGGCGCGCGCCTACCGTGATCTGCCGGCCCGCGTGAGCCGCTTCGAGCGCGTGGTCGACGAGGTCGCGTCGCGGCTTCATCCACGCGAGGTCGCGACGATGCCGTCGCCGCGGCTCGGCGAGGGGCTCGACGTGATCCTCGACGTGCGGCTCCGGCGCTGGATCGACGCCTCGCTCGCCGACTGCGCGGCGGCCGTCACCTACCGGGCGCTCGGGGCCCTGCTCCGCCTGATCGACCACGACGACGCGGGTGCGGCGCACGCCGACCCCGACCCTGCGACGCGACACCACGCGCTGCTCGAGGGCCTCGACGTCGCCGGCGCGTGGTCCTTGCGTGCGCTCTGGGATCTCGCTGTCGCCGTCGCAGCGGACGCGCGGGCGCGCGAGGCGCTCGTGGCGTGTGGCGGGTCGTTCGCCACGTTTCGAGCGGCGCTCGCGCCGGAGATCGGCGCGCGGGTCGACGACTGGCTCGATCGGTTCGGCTTCCGCGGCTCGGGCGAGCTCTTGCTCACCGAGCCCTCGCTCGCGGAGGATCCGGACCGCCTCTTGCCGCTGCTCACGCGGTACGTGGAGGCCGTTGGGGATCCAAACGTCGAGAGCCCCGCGCGTGCCCTCGAGCGCCAGCGCGCCGCGCGCGAGCGCGAGACGGCGCGGCTCCGCGAGCGGCTCGGGGGGCCTCGTCGCGTGCTCCGAGCGCTCTTCGATGCCCTGGTGCGGGCGACGCAGACCTCGGTGCAGCTCCGCGAGCGCGCGCGGTTCCGGCAGGCCTTGCTGTACACGCGCCTCCGCGGCGTCGCGCTCGCGCTCGGCCGGAGGTTCGTCGAGGCCGGGATCACGGACGCCGTCGACGACGTGTTTTTCCTCCGCTTCGACGAGCTCGTGGACCTCGCGGCCGACCGCGCTCCTCCGGGCGACGTGCGGGCCCTCGTCGCGTCACGGCGCGCCGAACACGCGGCGCTCTCCGCGCTCGATCTGCCCGACGTGTTCACCCTCCCCGCGGGTGCGTTCGTCCTGCCGACCGATCTCGACGTCGCCGCGTCGCCCTCGATCGAGCTCCCTCCCGAGGGCGGGGTCTTGCGTGGCGTGCCGGCGAGCGGAGGCCGCATCTCGGGGCGCGCGGCGGTGCTCTCCGGGCTCGCCGATGCGGGCAAGCTCGCGCCGGGGGACGTGCTCGTGGCGAAGCAGACCGATCCTGGCTGGGCGCCCTTGTTTTTCCTGGTGAAGGGCCTCGTCCTCGAGCGTGGCGGCATGCTCTCGCACGGCTCGATCCTCGCGCGTGAGCTCGGCATTCCTTCGGTCGTCGGCGTGCCCGAGGCGACGACGCGGATCACGCACGGGCGCGACATCGACGTCGATGGAGACACGGGGCATGTCCGCCTCGACTGA